From one Halothece sp. PCC 7418 genomic stretch:
- a CDS encoding type II toxin-antitoxin system VapC family toxin has product MIQYVVDANVAIKWILPEIYSQAALRLRNPNYQLLVPDFFFPEIGNIFWKRVKRREMTIQEAIRDLTTIQGIPLKIEQSFPLMVHALETATRVDQAVYDCVYLSLAVKHSCQMVTADQRFYNALKRDPLSVHLCWIADLP; this is encoded by the coding sequence TTGATTCAATATGTCGTGGATGCCAATGTTGCAATTAAATGGATTTTACCAGAAATTTATTCTCAGGCTGCCCTTCGTTTACGAAATCCCAACTATCAACTTTTAGTTCCAGACTTTTTCTTCCCTGAAATTGGTAACATTTTCTGGAAGCGCGTCAAACGCCGAGAAATGACGATTCAAGAAGCAATAAGAGATTTAACCACGATACAGGGAATTCCTTTAAAAATTGAGCAATCGTTTCCCTTGATGGTTCATGCTTTGGAAACTGCGACTAGAGTCGATCAAGCCGTTTATGATTGTGTTTATTTATCACTTGCCGTTAAGCATAGCTGCCAAATGGTGACAGCAGATCAAAGATTTTATAATGCTCTCAAGCGCGATCCCCTTTCCGTTCATCTCTGTTGGATTGCTGATTTGCCTTAG
- the cas2 gene encoding CRISPR-associated endonuclease Cas2, giving the protein MQLYVVTYDIPCDKRRKKISDLLEGYGQRVQLSVFECCLEKRQYEQLKKRLQKLVKLDEDSVRFYPLSGHTLSQVEIWGGVPLSQPPGSTII; this is encoded by the coding sequence ATGCAATTGTATGTGGTGACTTATGATATTCCTTGCGATAAACGACGGAAGAAAATTTCGGATTTATTGGAGGGCTATGGTCAACGGGTGCAGTTATCTGTGTTTGAATGTTGTCTGGAAAAAAGACAGTATGAACAACTGAAAAAAAGACTGCAAAAACTGGTGAAACTCGATGAAGATAGTGTCCGCTTTTACCCTTTATCCGGTCATACCTTATCCCAAGTGGAAATTTGGGGTGGCGTTCCCCTTTCTCAACCCCCTGGGTCAACTATCATTTGA